One segment of Bradyrhizobium sp. WD16 DNA contains the following:
- the paaX gene encoding phenylacetic acid degradation operon negative regulatory protein PaaX, with translation MAPHPLARIVSRFKREPSRTGSLIITFHGDAILPRGGSVWLGTLLQFLDLLQIEGGVVRTAASRLAADGWLARDKAGRKSFYRLAPAGRARFEAAIAHVYAPQPLPASDRFELILIGNGAEREAARDALDEAGFGSPLPGVWVAPAGTPVPDPASAGIRLDALLQRDAGQRLVAASWDLARTAEAYRAFLKLFAPLADWIAEGAELAPEDAILARVLLIHHYRRVVLHDPLLPPDLLPPAWPAREARAFCARIYRALLPASERWLDVHGECLAGPLPPAGAGLTARFVDL, from the coding sequence ATGGCTCCGCACCCGCTCGCCCGCATCGTCAGCCGCTTCAAGCGCGAGCCCTCGCGTACCGGCTCGCTGATCATCACTTTCCATGGCGACGCCATCCTGCCGCGCGGCGGTTCGGTCTGGCTCGGCACGCTGCTGCAATTCCTCGATCTGTTGCAGATCGAGGGCGGGGTGGTGCGCACCGCCGCCTCGCGCCTCGCCGCCGATGGCTGGCTGGCGCGCGACAAGGCCGGCCGCAAGAGCTTCTATCGCCTCGCTCCGGCAGGGCGGGCGCGGTTCGAGGCCGCCATCGCCCATGTCTATGCGCCGCAGCCGCTGCCGGCGTCGGACCGCTTCGAACTGATCCTGATCGGCAATGGTGCCGAGCGCGAAGCGGCGCGCGATGCCCTGGACGAAGCCGGGTTCGGCAGTCCGCTGCCCGGGGTCTGGGTCGCGCCGGCGGGAACCCCGGTTCCGGACCCTGCGTCCGCCGGCATCCGCCTCGATGCGCTGTTGCAGCGCGACGCAGGCCAGCGGCTGGTGGCGGCAAGCTGGGATCTCGCCCGCACCGCGGAAGCCTATCGTGCCTTCCTCAAATTGTTCGCGCCGCTCGCCGACTGGATCGCCGAGGGCGCCGAACTGGCGCCCGAGGACGCAATCCTCGCCCGCGTGCTCCTGATCCATCATTATCGCCGCGTCGTGCTGCACGATCCTTTGCTGCCGCCGGACCTTCTGCCGCCGGCCTGGCCGGCGCGGGAAGCGCGGGCGTTCTGCGCGCGGATCTACCGTGCCCTGTTGCCGGCGTCCGAGCGCTGGCTCGATGTCCATGGTGAATGCCTCGCCGGGCCGTTGCCGCCGGCCGGCGCCGGTTTGACGGCGCGATTCGTCGACCTCTGA
- the paaB gene encoding 1,2-phenylacetyl-CoA epoxidase subunit PaaB yields MTETKIQLWEVFIRSRNGLAHKHVGSLHAHDAAMALQAARDLYTRRGEGLSIWVVPSNAITASDPADKAMLFEPAESKIYRHPTFYEVPEEVGHM; encoded by the coding sequence ATGACCGAGACCAAGATCCAGCTCTGGGAAGTCTTCATCCGCAGCCGCAACGGCCTCGCCCACAAGCATGTCGGATCGCTGCACGCGCATGATGCCGCCATGGCGCTGCAGGCGGCGCGCGATCTCTATACCCGGCGCGGCGAAGGCCTGTCGATCTGGGTGGTGCCGTCGAACGCGATTACCGCGTCCGACCCCGCCGACAAAGCCATGCTGTTCGAACCGGCGGAGTCGAAGATCTACCGTCATCCGACCTTCTACGAGGTGCCGGAGGAAGTCGGGCACATGTGA
- the paaA gene encoding 1,2-phenylacetyl-CoA epoxidase subunit PaaA, whose translation MYTQALNAAGGEERNVEDAAKSAAFQDRIDAEERIEPNDWMPAAYRKTLIRQISQHAHSEIVGMLPEGNWITRAPTLRRKAALLAKVQDECGHGLYLYAAAETLGVSREDLVDQLLAGKAKYSSIFNYPTLTWADIGAIGWLVDGAAIMNQIPLCRCSYGPYARAMIRVCKEESFHQRQGYEIMLTLSRGTDEQKAMAQDALNRWWWPCLMMFGPPDQQSQHGDQSTRWKIKRFSNDELRQKFVDATVPQAHYLGLTMPDPDLKWNEATSHWQYGAIDWEEFRQVLAGNGPCNRDRMAARRKAHDDGAWVREAAQAYADKQAARRSAAAA comes from the coding sequence ATGTACACCCAAGCGCTGAACGCGGCCGGGGGCGAAGAGCGGAACGTCGAGGACGCGGCGAAATCCGCCGCCTTTCAGGACCGCATCGATGCCGAGGAACGCATCGAGCCCAATGACTGGATGCCGGCCGCCTATCGCAAGACCCTGATCCGGCAGATCTCCCAGCACGCCCATTCGGAAATTGTCGGCATGCTGCCCGAGGGCAACTGGATCACCCGCGCGCCGACGCTGCGGCGCAAGGCGGCGCTGCTCGCCAAGGTCCAGGACGAATGTGGCCATGGGCTTTATCTCTATGCCGCGGCCGAGACGCTCGGTGTTTCGCGCGAGGATCTGGTCGACCAGCTGCTTGCCGGCAAGGCCAAGTATTCCTCGATCTTCAATTATCCGACGCTGACCTGGGCTGATATCGGCGCCATCGGCTGGCTGGTCGACGGCGCCGCCATCATGAATCAGATTCCACTGTGCCGCTGCTCCTACGGGCCCTACGCGCGGGCCATGATCCGGGTCTGCAAGGAAGAGAGCTTCCACCAGCGCCAGGGCTACGAGATCATGCTGACGCTGTCGCGCGGCACCGATGAGCAGAAGGCGATGGCGCAGGATGCGCTGAACCGCTGGTGGTGGCCGTGCCTGATGATGTTCGGTCCGCCCGACCAGCAGAGCCAGCACGGTGATCAATCGACGAGATGGAAGATCAAGCGCTTCTCCAATGACGAGCTGCGCCAGAAATTCGTCGACGCCACCGTCCCCCAGGCTCACTACCTCGGGCTGACCATGCCCGATCCTGACCTGAAGTGGAACGAGGCGACCAGCCACTGGCAATACGGCGCCATCGACTGGGAGGAATTCCGCCAGGTGCTGGCCGGCAACGGTCCGTGCAACCGCGACCGCATGGCGGCGCGCCGAAAGGCCCACGACGACGGCGCCTGGGTGCGCGAGGCGGCGCAGGCCTATGCCGACAAGCAGGCGGCGCGCCGCTCTGCCGCAGCCGCGTGA
- the paaC gene encoding 1,2-phenylacetyl-CoA epoxidase subunit PaaC, translating to MAVSNITVAESPLVLYALRRADDALILGHRLSEWCGHAPLLEEEMALANMALDLIGQARELYSYAAEVENAGHDEDALAYRRDARQYRNLLLVEQPNGDFARTIVRQLLYAAFAEPFWRATMASNDAPLAAIAAKSHKECAYHLRHAAEWVIRLGDGTPESHRRAQAAVEDLWAFTGEVFHADDSERDLIAAGIAIDPDGLRIPWRRTIEDVLGRATLIVPPDGWAQSGGRAGRHSEHLGHLLTELQYLQRTYPEATW from the coding sequence ATGGCCGTGTCCAACATCACAGTCGCCGAGAGCCCGCTGGTGCTCTATGCCCTGCGCCGCGCCGACGACGCTCTGATCCTCGGCCATCGGCTGTCGGAGTGGTGCGGCCACGCGCCGCTGCTCGAGGAGGAAATGGCGCTCGCCAACATGGCGCTCGACCTGATCGGTCAGGCGCGCGAACTCTATTCCTATGCCGCCGAGGTCGAGAATGCCGGCCATGATGAGGACGCGCTCGCCTATCGCCGCGACGCGCGGCAATACCGCAATCTCCTGCTGGTCGAGCAGCCCAACGGCGATTTCGCCCGCACCATCGTCCGCCAGCTGCTCTACGCCGCTTTCGCCGAGCCGTTCTGGCGCGCCACGATGGCCTCGAACGATGCACCGCTCGCGGCGATCGCGGCCAAAAGCCACAAGGAATGCGCCTACCATCTGCGCCATGCCGCAGAATGGGTGATCCGCCTCGGCGACGGCACCCCCGAGAGCCATCGCCGGGCGCAGGCCGCGGTCGAGGATCTCTGGGCTTTCACCGGCGAGGTGTTCCATGCCGATGACAGCGAGCGCGATCTGATCGCGGCTGGCATCGCCATCGATCCGGACGGCTTGCGCATCCCTTGGCGGCGGACCATCGAGGATGTGCTGGGGCGGGCGACGCTGATTGTGCCCCCTGACGGCTGGGCGCAGAGCGGCGGCCGCGCCGGGCGCCACAGCGAGCATCTCGGCCATCTCCTCACCGAACTGCAATATCTCCAGCGAACTTATCCCGAGGCCACATGGTGA